The Ignavibacteriales bacterium DNA window TGTCGTTGGCGGCCTCTTCGACACCCCACTTCTTCAGGCTAAAAGGAGGATTCGCTACGACAGTATCGAACTTCATGAGAGAGTCTTCCTCCTTGAGCTTCGGGTTTCGGAGCGTGTCACCCCAGCGCACGGTCGCGTTATCAAAGCCGTGAAGGAACATATTCATGACCGCCAGGGCCCAAGTGCTACCGTTTGCTTCCTGACCGAAAAGCGAGAAGTTATCTGAACCGACTTCCTTGCCAGCTTTGATGAGAAGCGAACCGGAACCACAAGTCGGGTCCGCAATCCGTGCTCCGGGCGCAGACCTCGTTAGCCGAGCGATGAGCGTGGAGACCGCCGGCGGAGTATAGAACTCACCGGCCTTTTTGCCAGCGTCTGACGCGAAATTGCCAATAAGGAATTCATACGCATCGCCGATGATATCACGCCCCTCTAAATGGGAGGGACGGAGATCGAGCTCGTCGATGCTGAAGTCGATCAACAGGTGTTTGAGGCGTGCGTTTTTATCTTTTACGTCGCCCAAGTTATTGGAATTGAAATCGATGCTACGGAAGATCCCCGAGCCATCTTCACCACCGAGTTTTCCGCGATTTGCTTCTTCGAGGCCGCTCAGCGCGATGTTGATTAGCTCCCCGACGTTTGATTCGTTACGATGTTCAAACAGGTAATCGAACGTGCAGTTTTTCGGGACGACGAACCTCTCGTGCTTCATGGCACGCGCTACACGCTCTTTGTCATTCTTGTATTTTGTCATGTAGCCGGCGTAGATGTCCTTGTGGACATCGCTCACATATTTGAGGAACAGCATTGTCAGGACATAATCTTTGTACAGCGAAGGATCAATGACTCCCCGGAAGGTGTCACATGCTCTCCAGACGATGCCAGTGATGTCGACTTTTGTAATTTTGTTTTTCATGGGATGGGCTATTCCTGATGAGCAAGGGTGATGAGTTTTTCTTGTAAGAGCTGATCTGTCAGAGTATCAATCTCAGTGCGAAGGTGCTTCTCCTTGTAGCGAAGCGCTGAGACTTCCAGAATAAGTTGCTGTGTCTCGAGATCAGGGATGGAGATCTTCAAGTCGGCGATGGACTTCATGGTAACCGCCGGAATAAACGTCCCCTTTGCAAAGGATTTTATCTGCGTTTGTGTTTGGGGTTGGTTCATGAACCAGCAGACATACTCAGGAAGAACCTGTTCCTGATATGTCGGATTTACCCTGATCACGATGAATGAGGTCGATGCTATTGCGGGTCCGATTGTGTCGTCATGCACGACTGCAAAGTTGCGTGAGCCTTTGGAGGCAAAAAGGATGTCGCTCCGAGTGAGGAGATCTTTCTGAAGCTTCTGTGTAACCTCAAGAGCCGGCTTGACCCTGGGATCAAACCTGCCCTCCGCGTCGAAGTGACCAGCCTGAAGGTAGAATGCCTCGGCCTGGCCCGTGGGCTTGGTGAAAACTCCGCTTCTCAGATTTGCGATTTCTTTGATATATGTCATGATTATGTTTTCGAGTACCGTCGCTACTAATATACTGTATGGATTGTGTTTTGTCAAGTTAATTTTGAGTACAGCACTTACTAAGTTGGCAGGACTCCGCTAGACTCTTGCGTCCTCTTGCATCAGATCGGATTACCTTGATATTCTGAGTACAATTAGCGTACTTGCAAAGGATTGTGGTACAAACGTGATGTACCACAAACTTGAGTACAACCTGTGTGCTTGCAAAGCTTTGAGGTACAACCGTGATTTACCACAAAGTTGAGTACAGTAGGAAAGGCACAAATGCGAAGAGTACAAATCTGAGGAGAATAGATTTCTTGAACAACAACATTGAAACGAAACTTGCCACGTTGCGAATCACTTTGTCCCATAAGAAGCGATTCTCTGTAGACGACGCGTGCAAAACGCTTGGGCTCAAAAGATCGAGCACTCTCTGGATACTGAGCAATCTCTCGAGAGCTGGGGGAATCGCCAGGGTGGAGAGAGGGATTTACACGTTTGATCAGAAGAGCCAATCCCTGAGAACGCCGAGCCTAAGCGGCGAACTCGCAAGGGCAATCGATGACCTGAGACAAGGGGGGATATCATTTGTACTGACGGGGATGGATATCTTATTGCCGTTTGTTCAACATCAGCCCACGAGAATATTGCACATGATCTATACGGGAACGGGGGCAGGATCTTGGGCAGAGTCTGTACTCAAACAATCATCTTTCACACCTGTACTAGACCCGACCCGGCAAGAAATCGAGAAGGTGCTCGAAATCATTCCAGAGAGATCCGAGCTTGTTGTGTTGCGTGAAAAAACAAGCCGATTAGGAGTGAGTGATTCACTTGCCTCCATCGAAAGGGCATTTGTCGATCTGTATGTCGAAGCGACGCGCGAACTGATACCGTTCTCAATACAGGAGGTGGCTCACATTTATCTCAATATGCGGTCCTCGCTTTCCCTCAACACGTCACAAATGCTGCGCTATGCCCACGACCGGTCGATCAGGCAGGAGATGAAGCATATTATTGAGTTCCCTGGAGGGTCCAAGTCAAGGATCTCAAGCGAACTCGCTCGGAAGTTTCTGAAGACTCTAGAGGCAATAGAACGATGATAAACTACGACGCTCTTATCCACAATCGAAATTACTTCGAGCGGGATCACATTGCAGCACGCCATACACAGTACCATTTTACGCAAGCGATAAAAGTCGAGACGTTTTTGTGGGATCTCGAGCTCTTTGGGCAATTGCAGCGAAGGTTGGGAGAGCGGGTAGCCCTGAAGGGCGGAGCAGCGGCGCAGTTGTATTTGGCTCCTGAAAGACAACGAACCAGCGTCGATATTGATGTGATCTATCTCGGTTCTGCCTCAGGGATACCGGATGTGCTTGCATCGATACATAGGGATCTTGGCGAGGATGATCTCTATTTCAAATTCAATAAACATACTCCCTTGAACCCTAAGACCGTTCTTCCCCTTGAGACGTACTATGTGACGGTCCCAGCCGTGACTGCAAAAGCGCCGATCAATATCAAGCTGGACTTCCACTTGATGGACACACTTGAGCTACCAGTGGTTGAACTGGAGGGAGCAGCTGCGTTCGTCGTTCCTCTTGCATTCAAGCCACGATGCATTTCTGCCTCAGCCCTGCTTGGGGACAAACTCCTCACGCTTGCGCAGGGAAGTGTCGGAATACCTCCGGAGCGCGAGGACGACATACCGAAGCAACTCTATGATCTTCACGAATTAAGCAGGATAGTCGATACACGGGACGTGAGCACAGTAATTCGTGCAATGGGTACGCTGTTTGCCCGAGAGTTAGCTGTCCGGACAGAAAAGGTTACCCTGCTGGAAGCTCTAGGGCAGATGATAGTCCTTCTGGAGAGATATTCGGGTTTGGACTCAGCGAAGAGCGATAAGGCGGCTAGGGATGCCATCCAGAATTTCAGAAGCAACTACGAGCCGCGCCCTTTCAGGAATCCGATTGCTTGGGGAATAGTCTCGAAACGGCTCCAGTTGCTGGCTCGGTGTTTCTTGGACGGGGCGCAACACCCGTTGACATATCTACAAGACGTCGATCGAATGGTCGCTTTAATAGCATTTGAAGATGAGAGGTTCGAGAAGATGAGACCGGCACTGAGGGAGTCGTTGAGAGTGGATTTTATCGGCATTCTTAAGACTCAAGGTCACGACGACGTGGCGAAACGGCTAAAGAACAGCCTCCCGGAGAGAGTTCTTTGGGAAGCGGTGACACCGACAAACCTCGAAGTGATTGGGGAGAAAATCGAGGCGCGGACGAAATCGATTTAGATGAGTTCCCGGTCGGCACGAGCGGCATGCTTGCCGTCGTAATCATCATTGTCATTGCGATTCTCGTCGTCATGGTGCTGGTGATTGTCATGGTGGGTGCGGGCGGCATCGGCATGACGGGTAGAGGAGTTGGAGACTCTGAGTGAAGGATCGGGGTGGCCAGAGGCGACCCCGATTTGTCAGAGGTGTTACGCCGCCTTGGACTCCGATCCAGATTTATGCTCACGTCGCTTGGACTAAACTGCAGCTGCGATTTGCTATGGCTTGAAATGCTCATTGAAGATCTCACGAATAGACCCGAGGTTGGCTTGATGCAGTTTTGAATCAATATCGGCGCCGCTGTAAAAACGAATGGGTTGCTTCTGATGTTCCTTTTGCACTTTCTCGATCAGCGTCGTCGCTTGTTCGTCGTAGCCTGACGAACTATAGAATTCAAATCTCTTCACCTGCGGGAGGGAATCAGCACGATTCAGCCAGCCTTTGATCCTTGTGAGAGGCGTGGCGAGCCATTCAGTTATTTCTGCCGCCGTGACTTGATTGTTGGGCAACTTTGCTTTGCATTCTATGCAGACCACCTCGTTCGGCTTCACAGCCTTGATATCTATTTCCGCAGGCTTCCTATCAACAGGAGAAACTATCTGTTGACGCATATCTATGTTGTACCCATCATTAGAATATAGGCGAGCAACAATGAACTCCAAGAGAACCCCTCGGAGGTTCAGCGAAGCACCTTCGATGCGAGCGATCCGTTTCAGAAGAGCGAAAACGTTCTCAGGATCATTCACGACAGCTGCAGCGGCATTCTCAATTGTCAGGATGAGTTGGCGAAGGTCATGGGCTAGTTCCTCGCCAAAGAACGTTGCCGGACGGGCCAAGAGTATGCCCCGTTTTCTCAGTTCATTGAGTGCGTCGGTAGCGTAAGAGTCCGCTATCAGCATAGCAATGAATCGGCGATGTCTTTGATGCAATAACACATCAACTTTTGAGAGGAATGGTGTTAAGTCATCGCGCGATATTTGTCGATCTAGAATAAAATCGGCGACGATGAATCCATTGATCTTTCTCCGTTCGGCCCAATCTGTCAAACCGGTAAGGTAACTTGGCCCTACAATATCCCACTGAAATGGGCCGAATTGTGGACCTTTAATTCCTCTGACAGCGGTTGTGCCAAATGACGTTGCCGCGGTTTTTGTTAGCCAATCGTGGAAAGATGAAATTACCACCGATTCTACTATGAGCAATGCCTTATGATGAGTCGAAAGCTCGGAAATAGTTGACAGGGCGATGAGGTCTTCTCCGCCGGCACTGAATCGATTTAAAATGCCGTTATTCACCAACGTTTCCTCTACATGACAGTGCATCAAATGACCTTTGGATCTTCGAATGGGTAGGCCCGAGAATGTTGGAAAAAGATTCACCGGCATGATGCCACCGCGCGTGTTGAGTCCATTTATTGCGTTTGCGTAAGCGCCGTTCGTGCTTTTCAGAATTTGGGCCAACTTCTGATGAAACTCCTCAGTTTGAAGGTGTTCGTCAAGAAAGAGAATGCTCTCACGGTTTCTCAGTCGGACGCCGCCCAGCCGCCTGACGTCAGTGCCGACGCGGCTAATTCTTTTCCTGGCAGCGTCGTTGGAAACTCCATCTCGGCTCACAAGCTCGGCGCACAAAGTTGAGGAGAGAGATGGCCCTAGCGTTCGAAGAAGCTGCTCAATAGTAGTCATTTCATGTCACATCACGCTATTTATAACAAAAATATCTTACACGTCTCAATCCGTTTTTTGTGATCAGGCCTAACACAATAGAACACAGCCATTTAGGATGATCTCTCAAGGCAAAACTGCAGATTGAGTTGTCCGTGATGGCGTTCGGCAGTTCGCTGTTACCCGTTGCAGCCATAAATTGAAGGTAACCGTGGACTCAGTCATGAGCATTCCGAACCCTCGTGGCCTGCCACGTGGTTTCTATTGCCATGATCATCTTTGAAAAATAATCCCAGAAGTTCGTCAGCATCCTAGACTAGAAGGGCTATTCTCCATTGACGCCAATCTTTGCGTGAAAATCAATGTCCGGAAAATACGTACAAAGGGGTGTCGGTACTAATACGTACAAAGCG harbors:
- a CDS encoding type I restriction-modification system subunit M is translated as MKNKITKVDITGIVWRACDTFRGVIDPSLYKDYVLTMLFLKYVSDVHKDIYAGYMTKYKNDKERVARAMKHERFVVPKNCTFDYLFEHRNESNVGELINIALSGLEEANRGKLGGEDGSGIFRSIDFNSNNLGDVKDKNARLKHLLIDFSIDELDLRPSHLEGRDIIGDAYEFLIGNFASDAGKKAGEFYTPPAVSTLIARLTRSAPGARIADPTCGSGSLLIKAGKEVGSDNFSLFGQEANGSTWALAVMNMFLHGFDNATVRWGDTLRNPKLKEEDSLMKFDTVVANPPFSLKKWGVEEAANDRYNRFWRGLPPKSKGDWAFISHMIETTYEGKGKVGVVVPHGVLFRGASEGVIRQKTIEENLLEAVIGLPSNLFFGTGIPAAILVFNRGKGKNTNVLFVDSSQRFEAAKNQSLLRDDDIQHIVDTYRRFNSLKLPAGVVEKGFSYVATFDEIKANEFNLNIPRYVDTFEEDAEIDIRAVQEKIDKLEKELASVQKEMKRHLAKLGL
- a CDS encoding restriction endonuclease subunit S, with the translated sequence MTYIKEIANLRSGVFTKPTGQAEAFYLQAGHFDAEGRFDPRVKPALEVTQKLQKDLLTRSDILFASKGSRNFAVVHDDTIGPAIASTSFIVIRVNPTYQEQVLPEYVCWFMNQPQTQTQIKSFAKGTFIPAVTMKSIADLKISIPDLETQQLILEVSALRYKEKHLRTEIDTLTDQLLQEKLITLAHQE
- a CDS encoding nucleotidyl transferase AbiEii/AbiGii toxin family protein, whose translation is MINYDALIHNRNYFERDHIAARHTQYHFTQAIKVETFLWDLELFGQLQRRLGERVALKGGAAAQLYLAPERQRTSVDIDVIYLGSASGIPDVLASIHRDLGEDDLYFKFNKHTPLNPKTVLPLETYYVTVPAVTAKAPINIKLDFHLMDTLELPVVELEGAAAFVVPLAFKPRCISASALLGDKLLTLAQGSVGIPPEREDDIPKQLYDLHELSRIVDTRDVSTVIRAMGTLFARELAVRTEKVTLLEALGQMIVLLERYSGLDSAKSDKAARDAIQNFRSNYEPRPFRNPIAWGIVSKRLQLLARCFLDGAQHPLTYLQDVDRMVALIAFEDERFEKMRPALRESLRVDFIGILKTQGHDDVAKRLKNSLPERVLWEAVTPTNLEVIGEKIEARTKSI